Genomic segment of Pasteurella multocida subsp. multocida OH4807:
TCGTTCCTTTTTACTTTTTATGTATCGCGATAATTTCGCTAACCAACTCCCCTTGCATTAAACGCGTTCTTAACCGCTCCCCTACGCTAACCTGTGCTGGATTGGTGACAGCTTGCCCCTGTTGATTTTCGACAATAGCGTATCCTCTTGCTAATACTTTAAGTGGACTGAGTCCATCTAACAGACCACAAGCCCGTACAAGTTGATGTTGTTTTTGAGTGAAAAGTTGACGCCATGCTCCGTTCAATCTCATATCTAATTGATACACATAATGCTGGAGTTTCTGTATCCGTAGAGGTAAGGACGTTTTCTGTAACTGTTCATTCAGTGCGGTCAGTTTATAACGATTTTTATTGAGTTGAGCCTGCATACTTAACTGCAAACGATGAGACAATTGTTGCATACGTTGCTGTTGGACACGTAATTGAGTATGAGGATGTTGATGTTGTAAACGTAGACGCAGACGCTGTAGCTGTTGTGTTCTTTCAGCAAACACGCGGTCAAGTGCCATTTCTAGACGCTGAGCATAGTAATATAATTGTTGCAATAATTCCTGTTGGTTACGGCTCACTAATTCCGCGGCTGCAGAAGGTGTGGGAGCACGTAAATCTGCCACAAAATCAGCGATCGTCACATCCGTTTCATGCCCCACAGCACTGATCACAGGAAGCGTGGAATTAAAAATAGCACGGGCAACCTCTTCTTCATTAAAACACCACAAATCTTCTAACGATCCCCCACCCCGTCCTACAATTAAGACATCCACTTCCTGACGACGATTAGCTAACTCAATCATTTGGACAATTTCTGCAGTGGCCTCTTTACCTTGTACTGCCGTAGGATAAATCACAACTTTTAACGTTGGATCACGACGCGCTAATATTTGCAACATATCTTGTAACGCGGCGCCTGTTTTCGAAGTGACAATCCCCACCGCTTTACTAAAAGAAGGGAGCGTTTTCTTCAAATGCTGTGCAAATAATCCTTCCGCCGCCAGTTTCATTTTCAACACATCGAACTGCTGTTGTAATAAGCCCTCACCCGCAGGATGCATACTCTCAATAATAATTTGATAATCACCACGTGGTTCATACAAACTGACACTTGCACGAACGAGGACCTGCATGCCATTTTGTGGACGAAAAACAACTCGCATATTTTTCATACGAAACATGGCAGCACGTACCTGTGCTTGCTCATCTTTTAACGTTAAATACCAGTGCCCTGATACAGGCTGGCTAAAATTGGAAATTTCTCCCGTTAACCAGACTTGCCCCAGCTGATTTTCTAACATCAAGCGAACAGATTGATTCAGTTGCGAAACAGAATAAATTTGCTCAGACATACGCGAAACCTTTATTTAAACACGCACAGAGGATGAAAAACACAAACGAAAGTCCTTATTCTTCAAGTAATACCCAACCATCATCAAGCCAGTTACATAACGAATCAAGCAATAAATCTAACGCCATATCGGGATTTGCTTCTTGTGCACATGCCTCGTTCAAAAAAGCAAAATCGACGCGTTTCCCATCGGCGAGGCGTTGTAATACCCTAGCCTCTACTGGATTGAGTTCATCTAACCATTCACCGTTTGCATAAAGGCGTAATGGGTTTTCAAGATAGAGCAATTTACAATTGTTATCCTGTAC
This window contains:
- the xseA gene encoding exodeoxyribonuclease VII large subunit (COG1570 Exonuclease VII, large subunit), producing MSEQIYSVSQLNQSVRLMLENQLGQVWLTGEISNFSQPVSGHWYLTLKDEQAQVRAAMFRMKNMRVVFRPQNGMQVLVRASVSLYEPRGDYQIIIESMHPAGEGLLQQQFDVLKMKLAAEGLFAQHLKKTLPSFSKAVGIVTSKTGAALQDMLQILARRDPTLKVVIYPTAVQGKEATAEIVQMIELANRRQEVDVLIVGRGGGSLEDLWCFNEEEVARAIFNSTLPVISAVGHETDVTIADFVADLRAPTPSAAAELVSRNQQELLQQLYYYAQRLEMALDRVFAERTQQLQRLRLRLQHQHPHTQLRVQQQRMQQLSHRLQLSMQAQLNKNRYKLTALNEQLQKTSLPLRIQKLQHYVYQLDMRLNGAWRQLFTQKQHQLVRACGLLDGLSPLKVLARGYAIVENQQGQAVTNPAQVSVGERLRTRLMQGELVSEIIAIHKK